The following DNA comes from Mycobacteroides immunogenum.
TCTCTTCCTTGGCCTTGGTGTAGGCATCCCACTTATCCAAGGACGCCAGGTCCATCGGGGAGAGTTTCCACTGACGCACGGGGTCAACCTGCCGAATGGCGAAGCGGGTGCGCTGCTCGGCAGCCGACACCGAGAACCACAGCTTGGTCAGGCTCAGGCCGTCGTTGACCAGCATCTGCTCGAAAAGCGGTGCCTGGTGGATGAATTCGGAGTGCTGCTCGTCGGTGCAAAATCCCATGACCCGCTCGACACCGGCGCGGTTATACCAAGACCGGTCGAAGAACACCATCTCTCCGGCAGCGGGCAGGTGCGGAACGTACCGCTGGAAGTACCACTGGGTACGTTCCCGCTCGGTGGGCTTCTCCAACGCGACCACGCGGGCGCCGCGCGGGTTGAGGTGCTCCATGAACCGCTTGATGGTGCCACCCTTGCCCGCGGCGTCGCGTCCCTCGAAGAGGATGACGTGCCGGGCGCCGGTGCGCTTGCTCCAGTTCTGAAGCTTGAGCAGCTCGATTTGCAGCAGCCGCTTCTCCAGCTCGTACTGGTGACGGCTCATCCGCTCGTCGTACGGGTAGTTCTCCCGCCAGGTGTCTACCGCGACACCGTCGGGCGCAATCAGTACCGGGTCGTCGTCATCGTCGTCATCGACGGTGTAGCCCTCCGCAGCGGCGGTAATGGTGTCGGTCACCGGCGAAAACTAACCCCGGCAATCGTCTTTCGGATGGACAGTGAGTAAACGGCCGGTGTCAGCGACGGAACGGGCGCAGCGCTTTGTTGGAGAGCTTGGTCAGACTCTTGAGCGCGACCGGCGCCAACCAGCTCGGGCCGCTGTACCACAGCGGCTCGCTGGGCAGCGTGACTCTCGTGTCGACGATGGCCTCGGTACGGCAGTACTTGCGCAGTCCGTCCGCGCCACCGAAGCGTGACCCGAGCCCCGATCCCTTCCAACCGCCATGCGGAGCGGTCAGGCAGGACAGATTCATGATCACGTCGTTGATGTTGACGGTGCCGCAATCAAGTTGCAGCGCAACACGTTCAGCACGCCGTCGATCCTTGGACCACACACTCGCCGAAAGCCCGTACTCGCTGTCATTGGCCAGGGCGATGGCCTCGGATTCCTCCGAGTACCGCATGATCGGCAGTGTCGGGCCGAAGGTCTCTTCCCGCATGCAGTCCATGGAATGGTCGACGTCCACCAACACGGTCGGCGCATAAAACGTGCCATGGCCCGGGATGCGCGCACCACCGGTCAGCGCCCGCGCGCCGGACGAAACTGCCTGACGCACATGCCTGTCCACAACTTCAAGCTGGTTCTCGTCGATCATCGCGCCCACGCTGTGATCCAGGCCCGCGCCGATTTCCAGGCCGCGTACCTCCTCGACCACCAGATCGACGAACTGCTCGTAGATCGAGTCGTGCACATACACCCGCTCGACGGATACGCAGGTCTGCCCCGCGTTGAACATGCTGCCCCACACCGCGGCATGCGCGGCGCGCTTGACGTCGGCGTCGGGCAGCACCAGCATCGGATCCTTACCGCCGAGCTCCAGGCTGACCGGGGTAAGGCGCCGTGCGGCGCGTTCCATGATCTTCTTGCCGGTGGCCGTTGACCCGGTGAACTGGATGAAGTCCACGTTGTCCACCAGCGCCTCGCCCACCTCGCGTGCACCGTGCACCACCTCGAAAACCGGGGGCCCACCGATCTCTGCCCAGCCGTTGGCGATGAGTTCATCGGAAAGCGGGGTGCGCTCAGAGGGCTTCAACAGTACCGAGCAGCCGGCCAGCAGCGCCGGGACCACATCCCAATAGCCGAGTGCCACAGGGTAATTCCACGGCGAGACGACGCCTACGACCTTGCGGGGGCGTTGGTGCACGGTGATCTTCTTGGTGTTCATCGCGATCGATGACGCGGGCCGCGTCTCCGGAGCCAGAAACTCTGCGGCCCGGGGCGCGTAGTACGCGATGATGGCCAGAATCGACGGGATCTCGATGCCACCGTCGATCTTGGACTTGCCGGTCTCGGCGATCAGCTGGGCTTCGATGCGCGGGGTGTTGTCGATCAGCCACTGGGCGAATCGGGCCAGAACTTGCCCGCGTCCCTCCGGGCCGAGTCGCTCCCACGACGGCTGCGCCTTCGCCAACTGCGCGACAATTCCCGGGATGTCCCCCGGATCGGTCCAGTTCACCCGGCCGACGACTTGCCCATTGGCGGGATTGCGCACGTCATGGGCGGTATCGCTGGCAAGGTTTTCAGACGTCGTTGTCATTAGTCGAGTCTAGGCACGAGATGACCCGCGTGGCCATACCCACTAGTTGGTTGGAATGATCCCGCGTAAGTACGCGGCCTGGCCCAGATGCTGCGCACAGTCGTCGACAATGCTGACCAACCGGACGCTCGCGGTAACCGGTGGATCCCAATGCCTGTCGACGACGCGCGCGAGTTCGGAGTCCGTCA
Coding sequences within:
- the ppk2 gene encoding polyphosphate kinase 2, whose amino-acid sequence is MTDTITAAAEGYTVDDDDDDDPVLIAPDGVAVDTWRENYPYDERMSRHQYELEKRLLQIELLKLQNWSKRTGARHVILFEGRDAAGKGGTIKRFMEHLNPRGARVVALEKPTERERTQWYFQRYVPHLPAAGEMVFFDRSWYNRAGVERVMGFCTDEQHSEFIHQAPLFEQMLVNDGLSLTKLWFSVSAAEQRTRFAIRQVDPVRQWKLSPMDLASLDKWDAYTKAKEEMFSLTDTDHAPWIVVKSNDKKRARVNAMRHVLSKFDYDDKDVDVVGQADPLILGRALTD
- a CDS encoding aldehyde dehydrogenase family protein codes for the protein MTTTSENLASDTAHDVRNPANGQVVGRVNWTDPGDIPGIVAQLAKAQPSWERLGPEGRGQVLARFAQWLIDNTPRIEAQLIAETGKSKIDGGIEIPSILAIIAYYAPRAAEFLAPETRPASSIAMNTKKITVHQRPRKVVGVVSPWNYPVALGYWDVVPALLAGCSVLLKPSERTPLSDELIANGWAEIGGPPVFEVVHGAREVGEALVDNVDFIQFTGSTATGKKIMERAARRLTPVSLELGGKDPMLVLPDADVKRAAHAAVWGSMFNAGQTCVSVERVYVHDSIYEQFVDLVVEEVRGLEIGAGLDHSVGAMIDENQLEVVDRHVRQAVSSGARALTGGARIPGHGTFYAPTVLVDVDHSMDCMREETFGPTLPIMRYSEESEAIALANDSEYGLSASVWSKDRRRAERVALQLDCGTVNINDVIMNLSCLTAPHGGWKGSGLGSRFGGADGLRKYCRTEAIVDTRVTLPSEPLWYSGPSWLAPVALKSLTKLSNKALRPFRR